The following proteins are encoded in a genomic region of Palaemon carinicauda isolate YSFRI2023 chromosome 19, ASM3689809v2, whole genome shotgun sequence:
- the LOC137658241 gene encoding uncharacterized protein, with the protein MASSGDSVKAYAELSLALSEKEPIPIHSNSNNNNNFDSQSSNKKKSSPPSSEDSKTLENSLFYGQYINSAYRSPVICARQRTTTTFQGVSSQASEASSQEFENLPHSSFAKRRWKNLKKSLPSGMFDV; encoded by the exons ATGGCCTCATCTGGGGATAGCGTGAAGGCCTACGCCGAGTTATCTTTGGCATTATCAGAAAAAGAACCTATCCCCATACATTCcaactccaacaacaacaataatttcgACAGCCAAAGCTCCAACAAGAAGAAATCCAGCCCTCCGTCATCGGAAGATTCTAAAACCTTGGAAAATTCCCTGTTTTATGGCCAGTACATAAACTCGGCCTATCGTAGTCCAGTCATCTGCGCAAGACAAAGAACCACCACCACTTTCCAGGGAGTGTCCAGCCAAGCGTCAGAGGCCTCTAGCCAGGAATTCGAAAATCTGCCCCATTCAAGCTTTGCCAAGAGGCGCTGGAAAAATTTGAAGAAATCTTTGCCTTCAG gTATGTTTGACGTTTGA